In Patulibacter sp. SYSU D01012, a single window of DNA contains:
- a CDS encoding stress response translation initiation inhibitor YciH → MAKQRPIRRETGLVWSSDDGDLRRAQDPGAPSGGAGRGGRGGGGRDGSGGSAGRGGSGQGGGRVKVRRETAGRRGKTATTVSNVPLDDAGLRDLAKRLKKRCGVGGSAKDGVIEIQGDHRDVVVETLRAEGFDVVLAGG, encoded by the coding sequence ATGGCGAAGCAGCGCCCCATCCGCCGCGAGACCGGGCTCGTGTGGTCCAGCGACGACGGCGACCTGCGGCGCGCGCAGGACCCGGGCGCGCCGTCCGGGGGCGCGGGACGCGGTGGGCGCGGCGGCGGTGGACGGGACGGGAGCGGCGGCAGTGCGGGGCGCGGCGGCAGCGGCCAGGGCGGCGGCCGGGTGAAGGTGCGGCGCGAGACCGCCGGCCGGCGCGGCAAGACGGCGACGACCGTCTCGAACGTCCCCCTCGACGACGCGGGCCTGCGCGATCTGGCCAAGCGGCTGAAGAAGCGCTGCGGCGTCGGCGGGTCCGCGAAGGACGGCGTCATCGAGATCCAGGGCGACCACCGCGACGTGGTCGTCGAGACGCTGCGCGCCGAGGGCTTCGACGTGGTGCTCGCCGGCGGCTGA
- a CDS encoding patatin-like phospholipase family protein, translated as MAPSPASPTRLVLTVDGGGMRGLLAARALEELERRLGAPASRVFDVGAGVSTGALVVCGALGLRRPLSGTELAACYHEIGPRVFGRAQGAPPRVSLHGDPAAHARLRALIEPICSGQAFLDAPARLIIPAADVGRRAGVLFDSGRGAEGTYGQADVRLADVVLASSALPGYFPPVRVGHGALVDGGMWAKDPTGSAVRRLHEDDPAPLVVVSLGTGRTMRRQGGADVVAEIVSAKLGRLPDASIPPAAPVEMLRLEPPLPPGAARVDAASDRDLEALEEIAAAYVRDAADEFERAAALLRRHVAPSAD; from the coding sequence ATGGCCCCCTCACCCGCATCACCGACGCGCCTGGTGCTCACCGTCGACGGCGGCGGGATGCGCGGGCTCCTGGCCGCGCGGGCCCTCGAGGAGCTGGAGCGCCGGCTGGGCGCGCCGGCGTCGCGCGTCTTCGACGTCGGGGCGGGCGTGTCGACCGGCGCGCTCGTCGTCTGCGGCGCCCTCGGCCTGCGGCGGCCGCTCTCCGGGACCGAGCTGGCGGCGTGCTACCACGAGATCGGCCCGCGGGTGTTCGGCCGCGCCCAGGGGGCGCCGCCGCGGGTCTCGCTCCACGGCGACCCCGCCGCCCACGCCCGGCTGCGCGCGCTCATCGAGCCGATCTGCTCCGGCCAGGCGTTCCTCGACGCCCCGGCGCGGCTGATCATCCCCGCGGCCGACGTCGGGCGCCGCGCGGGCGTGCTCTTCGACAGCGGCCGCGGCGCGGAGGGCACGTACGGGCAGGCGGACGTGCGCCTGGCCGACGTCGTGCTGGCCAGCTCGGCGCTGCCGGGCTACTTCCCGCCGGTGCGCGTGGGCCACGGCGCGCTCGTCGACGGCGGGATGTGGGCGAAGGACCCGACGGGCTCCGCGGTCCGCCGGCTGCACGAGGACGACCCGGCGCCGCTCGTCGTCGTCTCGCTCGGCACGGGGCGGACGATGCGCCGGCAGGGCGGCGCGGACGTCGTGGCCGAGATCGTCAGCGCCAAGCTCGGCCGGCTGCCGGACGCGAGCATCCCGCCCGCCGCGCCGGTCGAGATGCTGCGCCTGGAGCCGCCGCTGCCGCCCGGCGCCGCCCGGGTCGACGCGGCGAGCGACCGCGACCTGGAGGCGCTCGAGGAGATCGCGGCGGCGTACGTGCGCGACGCCGCCGACGAGTTCGAACGCGCCGCGGCGCTGCTGCGGCGCCACGTCGCGCCGTCCGCCGACTGA
- the ybaK gene encoding Cys-tRNA(Pro) deacylase gives MAARETPATIAARKSGVDFRLHEYEHDPSADSYALEATEALGLDPARVFKTLVVSRDDGLAVCIVPAADTLDLRALGKRVELAPMAKAERTTGYVAGGISPLGQRRRLPTLVDDSALEQETVYVSAGRRGLEIELAPADLVRLTDAQVRRLRRDR, from the coding sequence GTGGCGGCGCGCGAGACCCCGGCGACGATCGCGGCGCGGAAGTCCGGCGTCGACTTCCGCCTGCACGAGTACGAGCACGACCCGTCGGCCGACTCGTACGCGCTCGAGGCGACCGAGGCGCTGGGCCTGGACCCCGCGCGCGTCTTCAAGACCCTCGTCGTCAGCCGCGACGACGGCCTGGCGGTCTGCATCGTGCCGGCCGCCGACACGCTCGACCTGCGCGCCCTGGGCAAGCGCGTCGAGCTGGCGCCGATGGCGAAGGCGGAGCGGACGACCGGGTACGTCGCCGGCGGCATCAGCCCGCTCGGCCAGCGCCGGCGGCTGCCGACCCTGGTCGACGACAGCGCGCTGGAGCAGGAGACCGTCTACGTCAGCGCCGGCCGCCGCGGGCTCGAGATCGAGCTGGCGCCCGCCGACCTGGTGCGGCTGACGGACGCGCAGGTGCGGCGGCTGCGCCGCGACCGCTGA
- a CDS encoding FUSC family protein: MRRSALPPHALRRARVSTRERLRRVGDARLAIVQTAVAAALAWALARVLVGQPAPFFAPVAAVVTVGLARGAPLRRAVEIGLGVATGIALADLFVRLIGTGTLQIAVLLALTMTVALFVTPGILFVNQAGISAILVMTLPAASRGNPLDRLFDALIGGAVAVVLSQVLLSRDPVRAARDAAAPVVEALAGALRAIAVGLRTGRMTAAEAALARVRDLDADVDALYEDLATARGVVRWSPPRRHARARLEAYVAGARQLDYAVRNARVLGRAARTAVRRGVPVDGRLVDAIGTLAAAADALRRQLDEPHRAADAPRLALAAAREATAVVEDRHDLPTSTLVAQVRAIAFDVMRASGVEAEDATERLDATLPPADRSGADAADGAVVDGPTGAAGTVR, encoded by the coding sequence ATGCGCCGCTCAGCCCTGCCGCCCCACGCCCTGCGCCGGGCCCGCGTCTCGACGCGGGAGCGGCTGCGCCGCGTCGGCGACGCGCGCCTGGCGATCGTGCAGACCGCGGTCGCCGCCGCGCTCGCGTGGGCGCTGGCGCGCGTGCTCGTCGGGCAGCCCGCGCCGTTCTTCGCACCCGTCGCCGCCGTCGTGACGGTGGGCCTGGCGCGCGGGGCGCCGCTGCGCCGGGCCGTCGAGATCGGGCTGGGCGTGGCGACCGGGATCGCGCTGGCGGACCTGTTCGTGCGGCTGATCGGCACGGGCACGCTGCAGATCGCGGTGCTGCTGGCGCTGACGATGACCGTCGCGCTGTTCGTCACGCCCGGCATCCTGTTCGTCAACCAGGCGGGGATCTCGGCGATCCTGGTGATGACCCTGCCGGCGGCGAGCCGCGGCAACCCGCTCGACCGGCTGTTCGACGCCCTGATCGGCGGCGCCGTCGCCGTCGTCCTCAGCCAGGTCCTGCTCTCGCGCGATCCCGTGCGCGCGGCGCGCGACGCCGCCGCGCCGGTGGTGGAGGCCCTCGCGGGGGCGCTGCGCGCGATCGCCGTCGGCCTGCGCACCGGGCGGATGACGGCGGCGGAGGCCGCCCTCGCGCGGGTGCGGGACCTGGACGCGGACGTCGACGCGCTCTACGAGGACCTGGCGACCGCGCGGGGCGTCGTGCGCTGGTCGCCGCCGCGCCGGCACGCCCGCGCGCGGCTCGAGGCGTACGTGGCCGGCGCGCGGCAGCTCGACTACGCGGTGCGCAACGCGCGGGTCCTCGGCCGGGCGGCGCGGACGGCCGTCCGCCGGGGCGTGCCCGTCGACGGGCGGCTCGTCGACGCGATCGGGACGCTCGCCGCGGCCGCCGACGCCCTGCGCCGCCAGCTCGACGAGCCGCACCGCGCCGCCGACGCGCCCCGCCTGGCCCTCGCCGCCGCCCGCGAGGCGACCGCCGTCGTCGAGGACCGCCACGACCTGCCGACGAGCACCCTCGTGGCGCAGGTGCGCGCGATCGCCTTCGACGTGATGCGCGCGTCCGGGGTGGAGGCGGAGGACGCGACCGAGCGGCTGGACGCGACGCTGCCTCCGGCGGACCGGAGCGGCGCGGACGCGGCGGACGGCGCGGTCGTCGACGGGCCGACGGGCGCGGCCGGTACCGTCCGCTGA
- a CDS encoding DUF1269 domain-containing protein has protein sequence MQDNVISVRFDEPARAHDALRVLEQAARNEHLRLHAAVTVQVHPDGEVRVGELEDAIPAGLTRGSVLGGVVGMLGGPLGALVGWGIGARIGADEGGPQDVREEDALIAAVAELPVGATALVAEIEEDEPEKLDLLLARLGGHVARRPTDDVLDDVERHVRAGEVEPADPQASRASRADRVAELQRRIEGRTV, from the coding sequence GTGCAGGACAACGTCATCTCGGTCCGCTTCGACGAGCCGGCCCGCGCCCACGACGCGCTGCGCGTGCTCGAGCAGGCCGCCCGCAACGAGCACCTGCGTCTGCACGCCGCGGTCACCGTGCAGGTGCACCCGGACGGCGAGGTCCGCGTGGGAGAGCTCGAGGACGCGATCCCCGCCGGCCTGACGCGCGGCAGCGTGCTCGGCGGCGTCGTCGGGATGCTCGGCGGCCCGCTCGGGGCGCTCGTCGGCTGGGGGATCGGGGCGCGCATCGGCGCCGACGAGGGCGGCCCGCAGGACGTGCGCGAGGAGGACGCGCTGATCGCCGCGGTCGCCGAGCTGCCCGTCGGCGCGACGGCGCTCGTGGCCGAGATCGAGGAGGACGAGCCCGAGAAGCTCGACCTGCTGCTGGCGCGCCTCGGCGGCCACGTCGCCCGCCGCCCGACGGACGACGTGCTCGACGACGTCGAGCGCCACGTCCGCGCCGGCGAGGTGGAGCCGGCGGATCCGCAGGCGTCCCGCGCCTCGCGCGCCGACCGCGTCGCCGAGCTGCAGCGGCGGATCGAGGGCCGGACCGTCTGA